Proteins co-encoded in one Nematostella vectensis chromosome 15, jaNemVect1.1, whole genome shotgun sequence genomic window:
- the LOC5510007 gene encoding serine/threonine-protein phosphatase 6 catalytic subunit, translated as MADLDRWIDIAKECEYLPENDLKKLCDYVCELLLEESNVQPVSSPVTVCGDIHGQFYDLEELFRTGGQVPNTSYVFMGDFVDRGYYSLETFTRLLTLKAKWPDRITLLRGNHESRQITQVYGFYDECQSKYGNANAWRYCCKVFDLLTVAAIIDGQVLCVHGGLSPDIKTIDQIRTIDRNMEIPHKGAFCDLVWSDPEEVDTWAISPRGAGWLFGPKVTQEFVHINNLKLICRAHQLVHEGYKYMFDEKLVTVWSAPNYCYRCGNIASILAFSDADNREPKLFQAVPDYERVIPPRTTTPYFL; from the exons ATGGCGGACCTGGATCGTTGGATAGACATCGCAAAGGAATGCGAATACTTACCCGAGAATGACCTAAAG AAATTGTGTGATTACGTCTGTGAGCTGCTACTGGAAGAGTCGAATGTCCAACCTGTGTCTTCTCCGGTGACGGTGTGTGGGGACATCCACGGCCAG TTTTATGATTTGGAGGAATTATTCAGGACAGGTGGCCAAGTGCCCAACACATCCTACGTGTTCATG GGTGACTTTGTAGATAGAGGATATTACAGTTTGGAGACATTTACAAGGCTATTAACACTGAAAGCCAA ATGGCCTGACCGTATCACACTGCTCAGGGGTAACCATGAAAGTCGACAGATCACTCAAGTGTATGGATTCTATGATGAGTGTCAGTCAAAATATGGCAATGCAAATGCCTGGAGATACTGCTGCAAGGTCTTTGATCTTCTTACAGTTGCTGCG ATCATTGATGGTCAAGTTTTGTGTGTCCACGGAGGGTTATCCCCtgatatcaagaccatagacCAG ataAGAACAATCGATCGAAACATGGAAATCCCACATAAAGGAGCATTTTGTG ATCTTGTGTGGTCTGACCCAGAAGAAGTGGACACCTGGGCAATAAGTCCCAGAGGGGCTGGGTGGCTATTTGGGCCCAAGGTTACACAAGAG TTTGTCCACATCAACAATCTAAAGCTGATCTGCCGCGCCCATCAACTCGTCCACGAAGGTTATAAATACATGTTTGACGAAAAACTAGTTACCGTCTGGTCCGCGCCTAACTACTGCTACCGCTGCGGCAACATCGCCTCCATACTGGCCTTCTCTGATGCCGACAACCGCGAACCCAAGCTATTCCAGGCAGTACCAGACTACGAAAGGGTGATACCACCCCGAACAACGACACCCTACTTCCTCTAG
- the LOC116605573 gene encoding zinc finger protein 501-like yields the protein MADESLGEKEVILGDKMGDKSRGKIMPEKKHLKQPLNQSQDFICKHEMKVEPKLFDLKKIAEEVSKALNLSEKAYKCDECGKCFTRRAYLRAHAIIHSGQNPYKCNECGKCYNLSSSLKRHLRTHSEQNPYKCDVCGKCFTYSGALKTHLRIHTGQKPYECHECGKCFTHSGALNSHLRIHSGQKPYKCDECGKCFRQSGVLTTHLRIHSGQKPYKCHECGKCFTHSGALNSHLRIHTGQKPYKCDECDKCFSEAGSLRKHVLIHSGHKPYKCDECGKCFNQFGNLKTHLKAHLIMHSGQKPYKCDVCDKGFTRHAGLKSHLRIHSGQKPYKCDECGKCFNQSGTLKTHLMIHSGQKPYKCDECGKCFTVKSNLKTHLMIHSGRKPYKCYECGKCFSRHRYLKTHLMIHSGQKPYKCDECGKCFTRSGSLKTHVKTHA from the coding sequence GAAGTGATTTTGGGAGATAAAATGGGAGATAAGAGTCGAGGGAAAATAATGCCAGAGAAGAAACATTTAAAGCAACCTTTGAATCAAAGCCAAGATTTCATCTGCAAGCATGAAATGAAAGTTGAACCAAAACTATTTGATTTGAAAAAGATTGCAGAGGAAGTATCAAAAGCACTGAATTTATCTGAGAAAGCAtacaaatgtgatgaatgCGGTAAGTGCTTTACCCGGCGTGCATACCTTAGGGCACACGCCATTATTCACTCGGGACAAAATCCATACAAGTGTAATGAATGTGGCAAGTGCTATAACCTATCAAGTTCCCTGAAGAGACACCTAAGGACTCACTCAGAACAGAATCCATACAAATGTGATGTATGTGGCAAGTGCTTTACCTATTCTGGAGCCCTGAAAACACATCTAAGGATACACACAGGACAGAAACCATACGAATGTCATGAATGTGGCAAGTGCTTTACCCATTCTGGAGCCCTGAATTCACACCTAAGGATTCACTCAGGACAGAAACCAtacaaatgtgatgaatgtggcaagTGCTTTAGACAATCAGGAGTCCTGACAACACATCTAAGGATTCACTCAGGACAGAAACCATACAAATGTCATGAATGTGGCAAGTGCTTTACCCATTCTGGAGCCCTGAATTCACACCTAAGGATTCACACAGGACAGAAACCAtacaaatgtgatgaatgtgaCAAGTGCTTTTCTGAAGCTGGAAGCTTGAGGAAACACGTACTGATTCACTCAGGACATAAACCAtacaaatgtgatgaatgtggcaagTGCTTTAACCAATTTGGAAACTTAAAAACACACCTGAAGGCACACCTAATAATGCACTCAGGACAAAAACCATACAAATGTGATGTGTGTGATAAGGGCTTTACCCGACATGCAGGACTGAAGTCACACCTAAGGATTCACTCAGGACAGAAACCAtacaaatgtgatgaatgtggcaagTGCTTTAACCAATCTGGGACCTTGAAGACGCACCTAATGATTCACTCAGGACAGAAACCAtacaaatgtgatgaatgtggcaagTGCTTTACCGTAAAATCAAACCTGAAGACACACCTGATGATTCACTCAGGAAGGAAACCATACAAATGTTATGAATGTGGCAAGTGCTTTTCCAGACATAGGTACCTGAAGACGCACCTAATGATTCACTCAGGACAGAAACCATACAAATGTGATGAGTGTGGCAAGTGCTTTACCCGATCTGGATCCTTGAAAACACATGTAAAAACACATGCATAA